A genome region from Streptomyces xanthophaeus includes the following:
- a CDS encoding GNAT family N-acetyltransferase, translating into MSSTTPSFPDRMELTGEGLVLRDWTAADLASMPGLFDHPDIAYWTPIVSPFDDEAARNRLNRARELRKEGTALLLAITVDGGAPLGEVMLKRAPEGTELGYALGPAHRGQGLAARAVRVMAAYAFEQLGVDRVILELEAENASSVGVATRAGFRLLDVPLITGEEKGRAYALQTWGLDRS; encoded by the coding sequence GCCTGGTCCTGCGCGACTGGACGGCGGCGGACCTGGCGTCGATGCCCGGGCTCTTCGACCACCCCGACATCGCGTACTGGACGCCGATCGTCTCCCCCTTCGACGACGAGGCCGCCCGCAACCGTCTGAACCGGGCGCGGGAGCTGCGCAAGGAGGGTACGGCCCTCCTGCTGGCCATCACCGTCGACGGCGGCGCCCCGCTCGGCGAGGTGATGCTCAAGCGCGCGCCCGAGGGCACGGAGCTCGGATACGCGCTCGGTCCGGCGCACCGGGGCCAGGGGCTGGCCGCCCGCGCGGTGCGGGTCATGGCCGCGTACGCCTTCGAGCAGCTGGGCGTGGACCGGGTGATCCTGGAGCTGGAGGCCGAGAACGCCTCCAGCGTCGGCGTGGCCACCCGGGCCGGTTTCCGCCTCCTCGACGTGCCGTTGATCACGGGCGAGGAGAAGGGCCGGGCCTACGCGCTCCAGACCTGGGGCCTCGACCGCTCCTGA